The DNA window TCGCCTCCTGGTGTGGCGGAATGCTGGTTTCCAGCAAGGCGCCCACTGCCAGGTCGGCGCTGATCAGCGCTTCGACCGAGCGGTCCTCGTCCGACTCGATAGCCAGTTCCCAATCGATGCCCGCCGCATCAAGACTGCGCAACACCGTGGCCCGGAAGATGCAGACATTGCAGAAGCCAAGGCGCAGTGGCCGTTTCCGCCACGCCTGCCCACCCAAGGCACCGACCCATTTGAGCGGCATTTCCGTCAGGGTCTCGCCGCCGGGCGTCAGCGCCTTCTCGGTCGTCAGAATCAGATCGACCTCGCCCTTTTTCAGCGCCTCGTGCAAGCGCATCGTGCTGGAGGATTTCAGCGCCACGTTCACGCGCGGAAAGATTCCGCTGAACGTCTTCAACACGCGGGGGACCACGGGATAGACGATGTCGTGCGGAACACCCAAGGTCAGCTGGCCCTCGTAGATCTCGTCCGACAGTCGCCCCACCGCCTCGTCATTAAGGTCAACGATCCGCCGCGCATAGGTCAAAAGCTGCTCGCCAGAGGCTGTCAATGCAATCCGCCTGTTGCTGCGGTCAAGCAGTTCGATTCCCAGCATCTCTTCCAACCGCTTGAGCTGCATGGACACCGCCGATTGCGTCAGGTTCAGCACCTGCGCGGCGCGCGTGACACCGCCCTGCTCGGCGACTTCCAGGAAGGACCGCAAGGTGGTTACGTCCAGATTCCGCATTCATCAAACTCCTTGATGTATATTCCGCCAAACATTCATTGTCAAAATGCTACCACACATGTCACTTACATCAACACCAATCATGAAGCGCCGCGCTTCATCACAGAATCTGAAAGGAGATTGCAATGCCCACCCTCTCGCGCCGCCGCCACGGTCAATTTCGCACCGCCCCCCGGCCAAGCCTGTTTGACGCGTTGGACCTTTATCGCCAACGTCGCGCGCTGGCCCGGCTCGACGATCATGCGCTGGACGACATAGGTGTCACCCGCGAAGAGGCGGACACCGAGGCGCGCCGGCCTTTCTGGGACATCTCGCGTCGCTAAGATATGAACCAACTGTTTCCGCGCGGTTTCCATCCGGATTCGCTTGAAAAAGTGCGTCTGGCACCCGATATTCAGTGCAAACCCCTCGCAGGGTTTGAAATGGGACACTTATCGGAGGCTTGAATGGCTGAATTCGAAACGATCCGGACTGGGACTGGTGCGCGTACCGCCGCGATCGACGAAGGCTTGCGCGCCCACATGAACAAGGTCTATGCGACCATGTCGATCGGCATGTTGCTGACCTTTGCGGCTGCATGGGCCGTGGGCAACAACGCGGCGATGATGGAGACTTTGTTCACCGGCTTTACGCGCTACGTCGTCATGTTTGCGCCGCTGATCATGGTCTTCGCCTTCGGCGCCGTGATCAACAAGCTCTCGGCCGCCGCGGCACAACTCTTCTTCTACGCGTTCTCGGCCGTCATGGGCGTGTCGATCTCGTACATTTTCGTTGTCTTCACGGACTTCTCCATCGCGCAGATCTTCCTTGTGACGTCGATTGCTTTCGCGGGCCTGTCGCTCTGGGGCTACACCACCAAGAAGGACATTTCCGGCTGGGGCAGCTTCCTAATCATGGGCGTGATCGGCCTTATCGTGGCATCGATCATCAACATCTTCATCGGGTCGCCCGCGATCATGTTCGCGATTTCGGCCATAGGTGTGCTGATCTTTGCGGGCCTGACGGCGTATGACACGCAGTCGATCAAGAACGAGTACCTGGCACATGCCCACCATGGCGATACCGAGTGGCTTGGAAAGGCTGCCATCATGGGTGCCCTGCGGCTCTACCTGGACTTCATCAACATGTTCATGATGCTGCTGAACCTGCTGGGTCAGCGCGAGTAAGCATCGATACCTAGTTAACAGACATAGGGCCGGTCCTTGCGACCGGCCCTTTTCTTTTGCCCAAACAACAGAATGCCGAAGTCTGCGGTTCCCGTCCCGGGCTCGACCCG is part of the Roseovarius sp. THAF9 genome and encodes:
- a CDS encoding LysR family transcriptional regulator, coding for MRNLDVTTLRSFLEVAEQGGVTRAAQVLNLTQSAVSMQLKRLEEMLGIELLDRSNRRIALTASGEQLLTYARRIVDLNDEAVGRLSDEIYEGQLTLGVPHDIVYPVVPRVLKTFSGIFPRVNVALKSSSTMRLHEALKKGEVDLILTTEKALTPGGETLTEMPLKWVGALGGQAWRKRPLRLGFCNVCIFRATVLRSLDAAGIDWELAIESDEDRSVEALISADLAVGALLETSIPPHQEAINAQGALPDLGYHQINMYGAANRDDITRQLADLLRQGFRAATPTLLRQA
- a CDS encoding DUF1127 domain-containing protein, which translates into the protein MPTLSRRRHGQFRTAPRPSLFDALDLYRQRRALARLDDHALDDIGVTREEADTEARRPFWDISRR
- a CDS encoding Bax inhibitor-1/YccA family protein, which gives rise to MAEFETIRTGTGARTAAIDEGLRAHMNKVYATMSIGMLLTFAAAWAVGNNAAMMETLFTGFTRYVVMFAPLIMVFAFGAVINKLSAAAAQLFFYAFSAVMGVSISYIFVVFTDFSIAQIFLVTSIAFAGLSLWGYTTKKDISGWGSFLIMGVIGLIVASIINIFIGSPAIMFAISAIGVLIFAGLTAYDTQSIKNEYLAHAHHGDTEWLGKAAIMGALRLYLDFINMFMMLLNLLGQRE